The Fusarium falciforme chromosome 12, complete sequence DNA window CGAGCAATGGGCAAGCCAGTGATGACGTTCTCAAACATGGCATCATACAGCAGCTGCATGAGACTATATCTGAGACGGATGTAGTATCGGCAGACGGGAAGAACAGCTCGGTAGAGCATGGCCTCTCGTCCCTGGTACTTGTCCTTGTTCTCGTCATAATGCTTCTGGTAAGCATACGGTTCTTGAAACTGCTTTCCGTCCTTTCTCATTTGACCTTGCTTGGGCCCATCAACCCAGTAGCGCTTCTTGGTGTAGTGGTTTCTAAAAGACTGTGAGCCAAGAACAGGAGAAAAGTCAAGTGCCTCACCTAAACCAAGGCAGAAGAGAGTATGCGCAGTACCACCGAATCAAGAGCTCGGGGTTGGCGTAATCTCGTTCAGCATCGACGAACTCGAACCCGCCAACATCCTGGCCAGAGATTGTGATTCCAGACATACCAAGAGCCAAGACTTGAGCAACTGAGATGTCAAGGAAGTCCCAGGTCGAAGCATTGTCTCCTGTCCAGAGACCAGCAAAACGGTGGCTGCCAACAAAGCTTCCTCTTCCGATGATGAAGTTGCGTCTGTTCTCTCTCCAAGCGAGCTCAGGGCTGAGCTTGTGGATGTTTTCGAGGCCATGGTAGGTTGCCTTGTGCAAATTGTAGCTGTATAAGGACCAGATTTCGATTGCCTTTCTCTGTTTTGCGCGATCCGGATCTCCAGACCAACCATCAGAGTCGAGCAAGAGTCGGAAGGGCAGACTAAAACTATGTCAGTACTTTCAGAGGTGAATGCCACTTTTGACTCACGACTTCATGTCTCCGTATTCCTCGGCGATGCAAGGAGACGTCATGTCCTGCCACACAAAGTCGAGGCCGCACTCAAAGAGATACTGATACTGCTTCCCCCACCACTTGCGGACATCCTTGTTGTTCAGGTTTGGATAGTGACCTGGGTGACCATTTCCCCAGCCGTAGAAGACGCCGCCATGAAATGGCTTCCCGGTATTGAAGACTTGCGAGAAGTCGTAGTCGTCTGACTGAAAGTACGGTGGCTTCTCATACTGGGGAGCTTTGAAGATCTGATTGCCCACACTGAATCCCAAGTAGCGCTGTTGGTAGGCTTGGGGAGCTGATGGATCAATGTCTCGGCTGTCTGCGATGAAGTATCCCTTCTGGAGACCCTCATTGAGGGTGCTGTACTCCTGGTTGGGAAGCGAGTTGATGTAAGGAGTGATGTTGGTAGAGCACTTGACACCCTTCTCTCGGAGCTTCTTGAACATGTTGACGGGATCAGGGAAGTGATTCTCTCTCTTGTCGATAGTGAATGTGCGGTAATCATCCTGCATGTCCACATCGATGTGCATGCCGTCGAGCGGGAAACCGCACTTGCGGTATTCCTCAACAGCTTCCAGGACCATCTCCTGGTTGTCGTAACCGTAGCATCCTTGGTGGTACCCCAGCACATATCGCGGCTTGAGCCTTGGAGTGCCGACAATGGAGGTGTACGACTGAATAAGCTCTTGCATGCTGTCAGCTGCCACCATGATGCAGTGGAAACTGTTGAATCTGGTTGCCACGCGGATAGAGTTCTGGTCCTTGACGCCGACATCAACACAGATGTGAGAGTAGTTGTCGATGAAAGTGGCGAGCTGAGACTGGTATCCCGGGTGAGAGTCGACTTCGATCCAGAAAGGCTCCGAATGGTACAGGGGCTCCCGGTCATCGAGAGGTCCTTGGCCATAGACATTCTGATATCGCATGTTGTCAAAGTCTGGCAGCGTTAGAACCACGATTTCCAAGGACTAGTATCACTCACTGAAGTAGTTCATGtatgtcttcttcttgaagagatGCTTGCCTCCCTGCTCTCCGAATCCCATGAAATCAGCCGTGACCGACTTTTCGACAGAGAGAACAGTTGCATTGCTTTGGTACTGCAGACCCCGTGGTTTGGTCTTCCAGATGATTGCAGCCTCAGCACCCTTGGAAGTATGCAACTTCAGCTTGTCGCTGGTGGTGGCATCAAAACTCTGCAACACTGGCAGCTTCTCGACCGGGGACTGGCTCTTGAGGACCCGGACCGCGGTGATTTGAAAGGGGTCCCGCTGAATCCATAGTTGAAGCTTCACCTGTCTTTGATCTGTCTTGGGGTTCATAACAGATTGGAGGATGTAGTACTTGGGATCTTCGATGATCTCGACAGCCCAGTCAATATTCTCAACGGCATCGAGAGtgctgatgaggaggctgagagTATCTCGAATGATCGTACGACTCCCAATTATCAGCATGGCATTTCCAGGGCCAGTTAAAGGGACGGGTGTAATAGCTCACCTGTTGTAGTCTGTGAACTCAGATCCCTTTCGATTGTTGGGATCAAACCGGATTCTCCAGACTTGGGGGCGCATGAATTGGACCAAGAGCAGGGAATCATCGTTGAAGCGGAAGATGGTTCCATGGCTGACAGCAGGGTTCGGCTTGCCATCGTCCAGCAATTGATCTGACGGCTGAAGGGATACAGTGGCAGGCTGCTTTACTCCGCCCGAGGGGGAGTCAAGGCCTTGGAAGAAGTCATCGGCTTTGACAAAGATGTAGGGGTCTCTGAGCTTGGTGGCTTCAAATTCACCCATCTTGACCACTGATGAAGGAGTGGGCGAACAATGAATGATTGGTGAGTGAGGGGAGCTTACTATCGTAGGGAAGAGCGAGCTGCGGATTATTATGGCTCAATCGGTGTCACCCAAGCTGGTTCCCCGCTTATGCTGTGTGACTACAACGTAACACTTCGTTTCCTCAAGTCATACCATTCCATAACGCCCAAGACGCGTGTCTCTACTCTCCACAAACAGATTCGGTCTAAGAATACGAGGCTTTCTGGGGAAGAGTTACATAAATGTGAACTGCCGACATGATTGAGCTCCTAGAATGGATTGCTGCTTCGACCGGTGAACGGATAAGGGGTGACACAACCTTGATCGTCAGTCCTCACAAAGTAAACAAACATGATCAGATTCAAAGACACGGGGAGATCGTCGTGCTACTATTGGTTGGGTAAGCCACTCaattgatgaggaggaatgtTGTAGTGAAGGCCTGTGTAGCCCAAGCCCTCAAAGCGTGTTAGGCCGAATTCATACCCAGATGTCGAATGACGGCTTCCATACGAGATAATAACCGGCATTAATTTTGATCTGTTCTATAAGAGATCTTAATCTTCTACATCAAACTCAATGGGTCTCAACGGTGTTCGTGTCAGCCCGCAGAGTGCGTTTTGAGGCCACCCAT harbors:
- a CDS encoding Gal-mutarotas-2 domain-containing protein, with protein sequence MGEFEATKLRDPYIFVKADDFFQGLDSPSGGVKQPATVSLQPSDQLLDDGKPNPAVSHGTIFRFNDDSLLLVQFMRPQVWRIRFDPNNRKGSEFTDYNSRTIIRDTLSLLISTLDAVENIDWAVEIIEDPKYYILQSVMNPKTDQRQVKLQLWIQRDPFQITAVRVLKSQSPVEKLPVLQSFDATTSDKLKLHTSKGAEAAIIWKTKPRGLQYQSNATVLSVEKSVTADFMGFGEQGGKHLFKKKTYMNYFNFDNMRYQNVYGQGPLDDREPLYHSEPFWIEVDSHPGYQSQLATFIDNYSHICVDVGVKDQNSIRVATRFNSFHCIMVAADSMQELIQSYTSIVGTPRLKPRYVLGYHQGCYGYDNQEMVLEAVEEYRKCGFPLDGMHIDVDMQDDYRTFTIDKRENHFPDPVNMFKKLREKGVKCSTNITPYINSLPNQEYSTLNEGLQKGYFIADSRDIDPSAPQAYQQRYLGFSVGNQIFKAPQYEKPPYFQSDDYDFSQVFNTGKPFHGGVFYGWGNGHPGHYPNLNNKDVRKWWGKQYQYLFECGLDFVWQDMTSPCIAEEYGDMKSLPFRLLLDSDGWSGDPDRAKQRKAIEIWSLYSYNLHKATYHGLENIHKLSPELAWRENRRNFIIGRGSFVGSHRFAGLWTGDNASTWDFLDISVAQVLALGMSGITISGQDVGGFEFVDAERDYANPELLIRWYCAYSLLPWFRNHYTKKRYWVDGPKQGQMRKDGKQFQEPYAYQKHYDENKDKYQGREAMLYRAVLPVCRYYIRLRYSLMQLLYDAMFENVITGLPIARAMVVTDDIDRSLFSADNQFFTRSQYMVRNDLLVAPALFPESKRQTRKLYLPYPDKWYPMNLRPDDPIGVALPSAADGGSRIEYSCLISDQDSQLPYITPMYIREGAIIPKIQVRDYIPDPSLTQQPANPITLHIYPGKNSQYKMYLDDGISRESAPETPVPGLKIGDSKAAGKYCEVLIEQATEISNQNSSVQFARTVTISSKWNKYGDLSDIVGSKYTLVFWHDPSANLSSVKVSSANNKVASDTNNNYRATIVTLPVADAHTEHGVTIQLIHGALG